A genomic stretch from Candidatus Lernaella stagnicola includes:
- a CDS encoding DUF2062 domain-containing protein, translating to MNWLKRKWIQFYTTFVSLKGSPEKIAQAFAVGFWIAWMPVGTHTVLAIVLAAALRANMPAMFLGTWICNPFTCVPIVVIDYKLGSLYVGGIDIAQFDLASTSFQQLLGAGWDVAAPVMLGGLLLGTLNALVGYYPVKWAVIRTRRRARNAAAAAEAET from the coding sequence ATGAATTGGCTGAAAAGGAAGTGGATCCAGTTCTACACGACCTTCGTGAGCCTGAAGGGCTCGCCGGAGAAAATCGCACAAGCCTTCGCGGTTGGTTTTTGGATTGCGTGGATGCCCGTGGGCACGCACACGGTGCTCGCGATTGTGCTGGCGGCGGCCTTGCGAGCCAACATGCCCGCGATGTTTCTCGGCACGTGGATCTGCAATCCGTTCACCTGTGTTCCGATCGTGGTGATTGATTACAAACTCGGATCGCTGTATGTCGGCGGCATCGATATCGCCCAATTCGATCTGGCGAGCACGAGCTTTCAGCAGTTGCTCGGCGCCGGATGGGACGTCGCCGCGCCCGTGATGCTCGGCGGCCTGCTCTTGGGCACCCTCAACGCGCTGGTCGGGTACTACCCCGTCAAATGGGCGGTGATCCGAACGCGCCGGCGGGCGCGTAATGCCGCGGCCGCGGCCGAGGCCGAAACGTGA
- the rsmA gene encoding 16S rRNA (adenine(1518)-N(6)/adenine(1519)-N(6))-dimethyltransferase RsmA, with protein MSDSPSIPPKKSLGQNFLIDKNLAAKIVRALPVVPGDTVLEIGPGTGALTEHLADLVPSLVAVEIDARLLPGLQERFGDRVQFVHDDILHVDLTKLAKTRGGRLQVIGNLPYYSSSPILFHLLAHREHVHHAVLTLQEEVVARCCAGPGTKSYGTLSVQLALFAKPRKLFALPPHVFRPAPKVRSAVLALDFQSPETSLPRRYDDFETVLRAAFAQRRKTVRNSLSSRLGAETAVAILAAADIDGGARAESLMPTRFTALADALTALRKT; from the coding sequence GTGAGCGATTCGCCGTCGATTCCGCCGAAAAAAAGCCTTGGACAGAATTTCCTCATCGATAAAAACCTCGCCGCGAAAATCGTCCGCGCGCTGCCGGTCGTGCCCGGCGATACCGTGCTGGAAATCGGGCCCGGCACCGGCGCGCTCACCGAACATCTTGCGGATTTGGTTCCTTCCCTCGTCGCGGTCGAAATTGACGCCCGTCTGCTGCCCGGCTTGCAGGAGCGTTTCGGCGACCGGGTTCAGTTCGTTCACGACGATATCCTGCACGTCGATCTGACCAAGCTGGCGAAAACGCGTGGCGGCCGCCTGCAGGTCATCGGCAACCTGCCGTATTACTCGTCGAGCCCCATCCTCTTTCACCTGCTGGCGCATCGCGAACACGTGCATCACGCCGTCTTGACGCTGCAGGAAGAGGTTGTCGCCCGCTGCTGTGCCGGCCCCGGGACGAAAAGCTACGGCACGCTTTCGGTGCAACTCGCGCTGTTCGCCAAACCGCGCAAACTTTTCGCCTTGCCGCCGCACGTGTTCCGACCGGCGCCGAAGGTGCGTTCGGCCGTCTTGGCGCTCGATTTCCAGTCGCCCGAGACGTCATTGCCGCGTCGTTATGACGATTTCGAGACCGTGCTGCGCGCCGCGTTCGCCCAGCGTCGCAAGACCGTGCGCAATTCCCTGAGTTCGCGGCTTGGCGCCGAAACGGCCGTAGCGATTCTGGCCGCTGCGGATATCGACGGTGGGGCGCGTGCCGAAAGTTTGATGCCGACGCGATTCACGGCGTTGGCCGACGCGCTGACCGCGTTAAGGAAGACTTAA
- a CDS encoding SGNH/GDSL hydrolase family protein has translation MAGARRIGILLRRRFLYMLVPLVVLVLAANLIVRWLESRGAIDTERPDDRVLHAPATLIEQRDGNFHISGNGMIASRVPVQKSANTTRIVCTGASFMMGTPYVYQQGPQLGYGGIPSWLSVMLSEMYPSRHVEVINAAAGGQTSHAVKQIVSRVRRLNPDIIVVASGNNEGAVTSTALNEVMHRWILYRLLKKSLLGQPPLEDRPYLAPQEANAADIQKGFRESLQVMSRAAAKGDIPLVLCTLPVNLRYDGVSFVPREVLEEPAVREGRMLCRDGRTQDGIKRLTESENQQWATKYIGDCLFDAGRFAEAKTTYRISVQLNPLNRAKPSYNEIVREIAERPGVWLADLAAHFEAEAEHGMIDPGQFFDYCHMTWPGYAQSARVIAQAIADARLTPTGPDEPQPLSDNETLIERNNWQAIYSYSPP, from the coding sequence ATGGCCGGCGCCCGCCGTATCGGGATCCTACTACGACGCCGCTTCCTTTACATGTTGGTACCCCTGGTAGTGCTCGTTCTGGCTGCCAATCTGATAGTGAGATGGCTTGAGTCACGCGGGGCGATCGATACCGAGCGGCCGGACGACCGCGTGCTGCATGCTCCGGCCACACTGATCGAACAGCGCGACGGCAACTTTCACATCAGCGGCAACGGCATGATCGCAAGCCGCGTACCCGTGCAAAAAAGCGCTAACACAACACGGATTGTTTGTACCGGCGCCAGTTTCATGATGGGTACCCCTTACGTGTACCAACAAGGGCCGCAACTGGGTTATGGCGGCATCCCCAGTTGGTTGAGCGTCATGCTCTCCGAGATGTACCCGAGCCGCCACGTCGAGGTTATCAACGCCGCCGCGGGCGGCCAGACCTCCCACGCCGTCAAGCAGATTGTGAGCCGTGTGCGTCGCCTAAACCCCGATATCATCGTCGTGGCGTCGGGCAACAACGAGGGCGCGGTTACGTCGACGGCGTTGAACGAGGTGATGCACCGATGGATACTCTATCGCTTACTTAAAAAATCATTACTAGGGCAACCGCCCTTGGAAGACCGCCCCTATCTTGCACCACAGGAGGCGAACGCGGCCGACATCCAGAAAGGTTTTCGCGAAAGCCTTCAGGTGATGTCCCGGGCGGCGGCCAAGGGCGACATTCCGCTGGTGCTTTGCACGCTGCCTGTAAATTTGCGCTACGACGGCGTGTCCTTTGTGCCGCGCGAGGTGCTGGAGGAACCGGCCGTTCGGGAAGGACGCATGTTGTGCCGCGACGGGCGAACGCAAGACGGTATCAAACGCTTGACCGAAAGTGAAAACCAGCAATGGGCGACCAAGTATATCGGTGACTGCCTCTTTGACGCGGGACGCTTCGCCGAGGCGAAAACCACGTATCGTATCAGTGTGCAGCTCAATCCACTCAATCGGGCTAAGCCGAGCTATAACGAAATCGTGCGCGAAATCGCCGAACGGCCCGGCGTCTGGTTGGCCGACTTGGCCGCGCATTTTGAGGCAGAAGCCGAGCACGGCATGATCGATCCGGGTCAGTTTTTCGATTACTGCCACATGACATGGCCGGGATACGCCCAGAGCGCCCGCGTAATCGCCCAGGCGATAGCCGATGCACGGTTGACGCCCACCGGGCCGGACGAACCGCAACCCCTTTCGGACAACGAAACCCTCATCGAACGGAATAATTGGCAGGCGATCTACTCGTACTCACCGCCCTGA
- a CDS encoding polysaccharide biosynthesis/export family protein, whose amino-acid sequence MKQAFGVLVVLALLFSGCATISKSTPPEPPKAVAGEVMEPDVIVLRFLTEEGEESRSLRITPDGKTNWGYSGIKKTPSAVSVWVDRNGTLIPYGGGGGSEKPSATVDPNAFVIGPGDVIDVNVWKNAELSRVVPVRPDGNITLPLMGDVRAAGLTVPDLKAILTKRVRDFMKTPPEVTVIIAEVHSYQVFIEGQVQSPGTYPISGTTTLVQLIALSGGFGQFANKGRITLLRQTADGTRRIVASYDRIIDGRSLDVILRPGDMIIVP is encoded by the coding sequence ATGAAGCAGGCGTTTGGCGTATTGGTCGTCTTGGCGTTGCTCTTTTCCGGCTGCGCCACCATTTCGAAATCGACACCGCCGGAGCCGCCCAAAGCCGTGGCCGGTGAGGTCATGGAGCCCGACGTGATCGTGCTGCGCTTTTTGACCGAAGAGGGCGAAGAGTCCCGCAGTCTACGGATCACTCCGGACGGCAAAACGAACTGGGGCTACAGTGGGATCAAGAAAACGCCGTCGGCGGTCAGCGTGTGGGTGGATCGTAACGGTACGTTGATTCCGTATGGCGGCGGCGGCGGAAGTGAGAAGCCGTCAGCAACGGTCGATCCCAACGCCTTCGTGATCGGCCCGGGCGATGTAATCGACGTGAACGTTTGGAAAAACGCGGAATTGTCGCGCGTCGTGCCGGTGCGGCCGGACGGAAACATCACCTTGCCGCTGATGGGTGATGTGCGCGCCGCCGGGTTGACCGTGCCGGATCTCAAAGCGATCTTGACCAAGCGCGTACGCGATTTCATGAAGACACCGCCGGAAGTAACGGTCATTATTGCCGAGGTGCATTCCTACCAGGTTTTCATTGAGGGACAGGTACAAAGTCCGGGTACGTATCCGATTTCAGGAACGACGACGCTGGTGCAACTGATCGCGCTGTCCGGCGGGTTCGGCCAGTTTGCGAATAAGGGACGTATTACGTTGTTGCGGCAAACGGCTGACGGAACGCGTCGCATCGTGGCAAGTTACGATCGCATTATTGACGGACGGTCTCTGGACGTGATTTTACGGCCGGGCGACATGATTATCGTTCCGTAG
- a CDS encoding polysaccharide biosynthesis tyrosine autokinase, producing the protein MYAEYYGLTKLPFSITPDPEFVFMSSSHHEALAQMLYGIQERKSLMVVTGEVGVGKTTMIYTLLSHIETEAKVAILFDTHVDPTSLYRYVFADFEIEEKGGERAENVLILRKYLEARAAEGQRSILIIDEGHNMSEDIFNELVFLTNLETRHGKLLQIVLVGQPELKLVLNSHKFRQLKQRINLRTEILPLSYKDTRAYMHHRLSQAGAEDPTAVFSDDAVDLIFRYSKGIPRLINTICDNALLIGMARKKKTINPEFVRETYEDLMQLSETEEVEEPAAPIDKEAPAQPAVVESNDPSYPPAAVEARPVETEEVSDMDDHREEVRIVRRIIQLPDGRQVEQKVRKIRRIRRRPRSGKRPDLPAVVDLPDRVGIVRVTHKADKELMPAVMGQDPGAVRQYHVLWNKLSNDPEQASRRVILVTSSVPQEGKTITSINLAATIAQEPGVRVLLIDGDLHAPKVHQVLGIEESKPGLSEILQGDIPFTESFYNYELPHLFVMPAGDVPQDPLTYLISPKMSSVLDQAKGMFHYVIVDSPPIIPIPDTVQLADMVDGVLVAVKARVTPREVVARALDDLYQKPLMGIVLNDIEGRLSMAKGNAYGYGYGYGKYGYGYGKPTVPRSVVSGGGKS; encoded by the coding sequence GTGTATGCGGAATATTACGGCCTGACGAAGCTGCCGTTCTCTATCACGCCGGACCCTGAATTCGTCTTTATGTCCTCGTCGCACCACGAGGCGCTGGCGCAAATGCTTTACGGCATTCAAGAGCGCAAGAGTTTGATGGTGGTTACCGGCGAAGTCGGCGTCGGCAAAACGACGATGATCTACACGCTGCTTTCGCATATCGAGACCGAAGCGAAAGTGGCCATTCTCTTTGATACCCACGTGGACCCGACGAGTTTGTATCGCTACGTCTTTGCCGATTTTGAGATCGAGGAAAAAGGCGGCGAACGGGCCGAAAATGTGTTGATCCTGCGCAAGTATCTCGAAGCACGCGCCGCGGAGGGCCAGCGGTCGATTTTGATTATCGACGAAGGCCACAACATGTCCGAAGACATCTTCAACGAACTCGTGTTTCTCACCAATTTGGAAACCCGTCACGGCAAATTGCTGCAAATTGTGTTGGTCGGCCAGCCGGAGCTTAAGCTGGTGCTCAACAGCCACAAATTCCGGCAACTCAAGCAGCGGATCAACTTGCGCACGGAGATCCTGCCCCTCTCCTACAAGGACACGCGGGCGTACATGCACCACCGTTTGTCTCAGGCCGGCGCCGAGGACCCCACGGCAGTGTTCTCCGATGACGCGGTGGATCTGATTTTCCGCTACAGCAAGGGTATCCCCCGTTTGATTAACACCATTTGTGACAACGCGCTGTTGATCGGGATGGCCCGCAAGAAGAAAACCATCAATCCGGAATTCGTGCGGGAAACCTACGAAGACCTCATGCAGCTCTCGGAAACCGAAGAAGTGGAAGAACCGGCGGCGCCGATCGACAAGGAAGCGCCGGCGCAACCGGCAGTTGTCGAAAGCAACGATCCCAGTTACCCCCCGGCCGCGGTCGAGGCCCGACCGGTGGAAACCGAAGAGGTTTCCGACATGGACGATCACCGCGAGGAAGTGCGGATCGTCCGGCGGATCATCCAATTGCCGGATGGGCGGCAAGTCGAGCAGAAAGTGCGTAAGATTCGCCGCATTCGCCGGCGGCCGCGTAGCGGCAAGCGCCCGGACCTGCCGGCGGTGGTCGACCTGCCCGATCGCGTGGGTATCGTACGTGTTACCCACAAAGCCGACAAGGAATTGATGCCCGCCGTCATGGGGCAGGACCCCGGGGCGGTACGGCAGTACCACGTGCTGTGGAACAAGTTGAGCAACGATCCGGAGCAGGCATCCCGCCGCGTAATACTGGTCACCAGCTCGGTGCCGCAGGAAGGCAAAACGATCACCAGCATCAACCTGGCGGCGACGATCGCGCAGGAGCCCGGCGTGCGGGTGTTGTTGATCGATGGCGATTTGCACGCGCCGAAAGTGCACCAGGTGCTCGGCATCGAGGAAAGCAAGCCGGGTTTGTCGGAAATCCTGCAAGGCGACATCCCCTTCACGGAAAGTTTTTACAACTACGAGCTACCGCACTTGTTCGTCATGCCCGCGGGCGACGTACCTCAGGACCCCCTGACGTATTTGATCAGCCCGAAGATGTCGTCAGTGCTCGATCAAGCCAAAGGGATGTTTCACTACGTGATCGTCGATTCGCCGCCGATCATTCCGATTCCCGACACCGTGCAATTAGCCGACATGGTCGACGGGGTGTTGGTCGCGGTTAAGGCGCGTGTCACGCCGCGGGAAGTCGTGGCGCGGGCGCTGGACGACCTGTACCAGAAGCCGCTGATGGGCATCGTGCTCAACGATATTGAAGGGCGTTTATCCATGGCCAAGGGCAACGCGTACGGTTATGGATATGGTTACGGGAAATACGGTTATGGATATGGTAAGCCGACGGTGCCACGTTCAGTCGTCAGTGGCGGCGGCAAATCTTAG
- a CDS encoding VOC family protein yields the protein MSNAGTGLLIWLSVSDLSTANNFYTELLGLKPVHVNQDVGWAELLHPGCGAHVGLRLAEKDEIIPAGGATLTFDVNDLENAVAGLERKGVTFITGVMNLNGYSFATFVDPDGNILQLRQVS from the coding sequence ATGTCCAACGCCGGAACCGGGTTGCTGATTTGGCTTTCGGTGAGTGATCTTTCCACCGCCAACAATTTTTACACTGAGTTGTTGGGTCTGAAGCCGGTGCACGTCAATCAAGACGTGGGCTGGGCCGAATTGCTGCACCCGGGTTGCGGCGCTCACGTGGGGCTGAGATTGGCGGAAAAAGATGAAATTATCCCCGCCGGGGGGGCAACTCTCACCTTCGATGTCAACGATCTGGAAAACGCCGTCGCCGGGCTGGAACGAAAAGGCGTTACGTTCATCACTGGCGTGATGAACTTGAACGGATATAGTTTCGCTACTTTTGTCGATCCGGACGGTAACATTCTGCAATTGCGCCAGGTTTCGTGA
- a CDS encoding TIGR01777 family oxidoreductase, which produces MKIIVTGATGFIGKPLVESLAADGHEVIALTRSERKGRETLGESVTVAEWDGATAAGWGHLMDGADAIINLAGENIAAVRWTKGKKDRIKQSRLHAINGLAEAVRQAQNKPQLVIQASAVGYYGSRGEEELTENSPPGSGFLPEFNVEWEKSAKVFRDLGLRVTWLRTGLVLGRGGGLLSQLTVPFKFFVGGPIGDGRAWAPWIHLDDEIAAIRFLLAREDLDGAFNLTASQPERMKDLCRTLGKVMKRPSWLPFPAFAARALMGELADELLLVSVRVLPKRLEEAGFEFKYTDLEAALIDLMGKK; this is translated from the coding sequence GTGAAGATCATCGTTACCGGAGCGACCGGCTTTATCGGCAAGCCGCTGGTTGAATCGCTCGCAGCCGACGGCCACGAAGTCATCGCATTGACGCGCAGCGAACGCAAGGGACGGGAAACGCTCGGCGAATCGGTCACCGTCGCCGAATGGGACGGTGCCACGGCCGCGGGCTGGGGGCACTTGATGGACGGGGCCGATGCCATCATCAATTTAGCCGGGGAGAACATCGCGGCGGTGCGTTGGACGAAGGGGAAAAAGGACCGCATCAAGCAAAGTCGCCTCCACGCAATCAACGGATTGGCCGAGGCGGTGCGGCAAGCGCAGAACAAACCGCAGCTTGTGATTCAGGCCTCGGCGGTCGGGTATTACGGCTCGCGCGGCGAGGAAGAGCTCACGGAAAATTCTCCTCCGGGAAGTGGCTTTTTGCCGGAATTCAACGTCGAATGGGAAAAATCGGCAAAGGTTTTCCGGGACTTGGGTTTGCGCGTGACGTGGTTGCGAACGGGTTTGGTACTGGGTCGCGGCGGCGGGCTGCTTTCGCAATTGACGGTGCCGTTCAAGTTTTTCGTCGGCGGCCCGATCGGCGACGGCCGCGCCTGGGCGCCGTGGATACACTTGGATGACGAAATCGCGGCCATCCGCTTCCTGCTCGCGCGGGAGGATTTGGACGGCGCATTCAACCTGACCGCTTCCCAGCCCGAACGTATGAAGGATCTGTGTCGAACTCTGGGTAAGGTGATGAAACGGCCGTCGTGGCTGCCTTTTCCCGCGTTTGCGGCTCGGGCGCTGATGGGCGAGTTAGCCGACGAATTGCTGCTGGTCAGTGTGCGGGTTTTGCCAAAGCGCTTGGAGGAAGCCGGCTTCGAATTTAAATACACAGATCTTGAAGCCGCGTTGATCGACTTGATGGGTAAGAAGTAA
- a CDS encoding endonuclease/exonuclease/phosphatase family protein, with the protein MKNIAFPFILLLLLTITFCFVAACDDDDDDDNNDDNTAADDDDDDDDNNDDNDDDTAPPESLSFATYNAGLAYGYVPLGYYRRDELFDAVPELDVDVVCMEEVWNEEDIVALAAGMAPNFPFLYRHDSVPDFAGVPPEAEPRCGAAIGPLDTCVRDNCDITQNEGLLDCAIENCPIQLLLTGLDCIECLAGNIDEVYDEMYDTCTNPNPPPISYNGSNGLLLLANREMTETEWVQFPFFLTNRVALHGKVETAGGPVHVYCTHLTASISILPYNGDAASYEAEQAMQIEALLEWIGETAGEDPYVLLGDFNNGPGTGGKPNEFPANYTMLTGAGLADPYTTQFPNRCTFCDENPLVDGTPGPAGVIIDHAFFQGFDDYAFTAARVFDEAITLNVEGDMVESRLSDHYGVVVTADPQ; encoded by the coding sequence ATGAAAAATATCGCATTTCCGTTCATTCTACTGCTGCTTTTGACCATCACATTTTGTTTCGTCGCGGCGTGCGACGACGACGACGACGATGACAACAACGACGACAACACGGCCGCTGATGATGACGACGACGATGATGACAACAACGACGACAACGACGACGACACAGCGCCGCCCGAATCGTTGTCTTTCGCCACGTACAACGCCGGTCTCGCCTACGGGTACGTACCCCTGGGCTATTACCGGCGCGACGAGCTATTCGACGCGGTGCCGGAACTCGATGTCGACGTCGTCTGCATGGAAGAGGTGTGGAACGAAGAGGACATCGTCGCGTTGGCGGCCGGTATGGCGCCGAATTTTCCCTTCCTGTACCGCCACGACAGCGTGCCGGACTTCGCCGGCGTGCCGCCTGAAGCCGAACCGAGATGCGGGGCGGCCATCGGCCCGCTGGATACCTGCGTGCGCGACAACTGCGACATCACGCAGAACGAAGGGCTGCTGGATTGCGCCATTGAAAACTGCCCCATCCAATTGCTGCTGACCGGCCTGGATTGCATCGAGTGCCTCGCGGGGAACATCGATGAGGTCTACGACGAGATGTATGACACATGCACGAATCCGAATCCGCCGCCGATTTCCTACAACGGGTCCAACGGTCTGCTGCTTCTCGCGAATCGGGAGATGACCGAAACCGAGTGGGTGCAGTTCCCCTTCTTCCTGACCAACCGCGTGGCGTTACACGGTAAAGTCGAAACCGCCGGCGGACCGGTGCACGTGTACTGCACGCACCTGACGGCGTCCATCAGCATCCTGCCCTACAACGGCGATGCGGCCTCGTACGAAGCCGAACAGGCCATGCAAATCGAAGCATTGTTGGAATGGATCGGCGAAACGGCGGGCGAGGACCCGTACGTACTGCTGGGCGACTTCAATAACGGCCCGGGCACCGGCGGCAAGCCGAACGAGTTCCCGGCCAATTACACGATGCTCACCGGCGCGGGTTTGGCCGATCCCTACACAACGCAGTTTCCGAATCGCTGCACGTTCTGCGACGAGAATCCGCTGGTGGACGGCACGCCCGGCCCGGCGGGAGTGATTATCGACCACGCGTTCTTCCAAGGCTTCGACGACTACGCCTTCACGGCGGCGCGCGTATTCGACGAAGCGATCACCCTGAATGTGGAAGGCGACATGGTGGAATCGCGGCTTTCGGACCATTACGGAGTGGTCGTCACCGCCGACCCGCAATAA
- a CDS encoding PKD domain-containing protein: MTQLWRAVFVLLIVTALLVSFACDDDDDDDDSPATDDDDDTSPGGDDDASAGCTDRQVVEVDRDESVTVAWDDGTSVELSVLEIETEFDAVRGAVRAARAHVEIDGETAWVDVGNYHLPVTVGAVQIDCPVVEDYYVNSDEDRWGLRAAARFRLWQAGCPWLPGESMLYPVAGQRWLPNRSQAGNEPTDDYLPFLTSIYYHSGIDFGGTDHVDRVVAAAPGTVVLAGGEVLPGYEETPARLQGPRRDVVFVLDERGWYYRYSHLDSIAPNVFLGQQLRAGEPIGVLGKRGTSGGWSHLHFEIICRQPSGEWGTESAYPYVWQGYVEREKPPLLAHARPHRIARAGDTVTLDGGGSISLASEIVDYTWLFTDGETASGERVERTYDQAGFFTEVLQVTDAAGHVAYDFAVVQIVENSPRPFYTYIHAAHSPSRPVGVGEDVLFKARLFGVTGGVEQWDFGDGSPLEFTQSVPFPNPLGDYASLRHAYDAPGDYLVRVERSNVHGEPAIARLWVRVEP, translated from the coding sequence ATGACCCAACTGTGGCGCGCGGTTTTTGTGTTGCTGATCGTGACGGCGCTTCTCGTCTCTTTCGCCTGCGACGACGACGATGACGACGATGACTCGCCGGCGACGGACGATGACGACGACACCTCGCCGGGAGGCGACGACGACGCATCGGCAGGGTGTACGGATCGGCAGGTGGTCGAGGTCGATCGCGACGAGAGCGTCACCGTCGCCTGGGACGACGGCACGTCCGTCGAACTTTCCGTGCTGGAGATCGAGACGGAGTTCGACGCCGTGCGCGGCGCGGTGCGGGCGGCGCGCGCCCACGTGGAAATCGACGGCGAGACGGCATGGGTCGATGTGGGCAACTACCACCTACCGGTGACGGTGGGCGCGGTGCAGATCGATTGCCCGGTGGTCGAGGATTACTACGTAAACAGCGATGAAGACCGCTGGGGTTTGCGGGCCGCGGCTCGCTTTCGTTTGTGGCAGGCGGGCTGCCCGTGGCTGCCCGGCGAATCGATGTTATACCCGGTGGCCGGTCAGCGGTGGTTGCCGAATCGCTCGCAAGCGGGCAACGAACCCACCGACGACTACCTTCCTTTCCTCACGTCGATCTACTACCACTCCGGAATCGATTTCGGCGGCACGGATCACGTAGACAGGGTCGTGGCGGCGGCGCCGGGCACGGTGGTGCTGGCCGGGGGCGAAGTGCTGCCGGGGTACGAGGAAACGCCGGCCCGCCTGCAGGGTCCGCGCCGGGATGTCGTTTTCGTGCTCGATGAGCGCGGCTGGTACTACCGCTACAGTCACTTGGACAGCATCGCGCCGAACGTTTTTCTCGGCCAACAATTGCGGGCCGGTGAGCCGATCGGTGTGCTGGGTAAAAGGGGTACGAGCGGCGGTTGGTCGCACCTGCACTTCGAAATCATCTGTCGGCAACCTTCGGGCGAATGGGGCACCGAGTCCGCCTACCCGTATGTGTGGCAGGGGTATGTCGAGCGCGAAAAGCCGCCGTTGCTGGCGCACGCCCGGCCCCATCGCATCGCTCGCGCGGGCGACACGGTTACGTTGGATGGCGGCGGGTCGATAAGCTTGGCCAGCGAGATCGTCGACTACACGTGGCTGTTCACCGACGGTGAAACGGCGAGCGGTGAGCGCGTCGAGCGTACGTACGACCAGGCCGGTTTTTTCACCGAAGTTTTGCAGGTGACCGATGCGGCGGGTCACGTCGCCTACGATTTCGCCGTGGTGCAGATCGTGGAGAATTCGCCGCGGCCGTTCTATACGTACATCCACGCCGCGCATTCGCCCTCGCGCCCGGTCGGCGTCGGCGAAGACGTTCTGTTCAAAGCCCGACTATTCGGTGTGACCGGCGGCGTCGAGCAATGGGACTTCGGCGACGGCAGCCCGCTCGAATTCACGCAATCGGTCCCCTTCCCCAACCCACTGGGCGACTACGCCTCGCTTCGCCACGCCTATGATGCGCCGGGCGACTACCTGGTGCGCGTGGAACGCAGCAACGTGCACGGCGAGCCGGCCATCGCGCGGCTTTGGGTGCGCGTCGAGCCGTAA
- a CDS encoding MTH1187 family thiamine-binding protein translates to MPIAQLTVVPLGTTSTSLSATVAKVQQAICDTGIKYQLTPMCTILEGDLGDVMAAVMAAHEAAFQAGHARVSTTLVLDDRRDKETSMEQKVEAVEEKLAADD, encoded by the coding sequence ATGCCGATCGCTCAACTCACCGTTGTTCCTCTGGGTACGACGAGTACGTCCCTTTCGGCCACCGTCGCCAAAGTGCAGCAGGCCATCTGCGACACGGGAATCAAATATCAACTGACTCCCATGTGCACCATCCTGGAAGGGGATCTGGGAGACGTTATGGCCGCGGTGATGGCGGCGCACGAAGCCGCTTTCCAAGCCGGGCACGCGCGCGTATCGACTACTCTCGTGTTGGACGACCGCCGCGACAAAGAAACCAGCATGGAGCAGAAGGTAGAAGCGGTGGAGGAAAAACTGGCCGCCGACGATTAA